The sequence below is a genomic window from Colletotrichum destructivum chromosome 4, complete sequence.
ATAGGGCTGCTTCCACGGTCTGGAGGGGACACATTCCTCGGAACAGCAGGGCAAAACAGCGTGCGGATGACGTGATGTCTGGTCATAGCTGTTACTCTACTTCTCGATGGGTAAAAAGGACCCGACGACAGCGGCCTCTCGGTTTGTGCTAACTTTGTAACCCTGGGTAGGATTGTCGAAGGAAAAATAGCAACACGGCGAAGTAGCCAAGGTCCGATGCGACTGCAGCCCCAGGGGTATTCTGGCTGGCGGCTGTAATGGGATGGCAGGAAACATTTCCATTCGTGGCGGTTGCACGACGCATGCCATTTGGCGGCGCATGTCGCATGTTTCAGAGCGCCTTCTTCCAGGACTCCTTGagtccttccttccttctttcCTTTGACTTTCCCACACTGTTTTAGCCATCTCGCCAAGTCACGTCACAGTCGGTTCCCGGGGGATGACCGCTGGTTAGAGGGGCTCGCCAGTACACTGGACGGAATGCAGTCGGGCGTGGACCTAAGGTCCAAGTGGGGAACCCTCGGCGGCTTGGCTCGATTTTGTCGTGGTAGCGGGCACAGAGGCACTTTTGCAGTTGGACAGAAGGAAATCGTCAACACGCTGCGGTAGCCGTTCCATCTCTTTTTTGAAAACTCGCTTTTTATTATTTTTTCCCTcatcctttcccccccccttcccctccccgtcTGGTTTCTGCCAACGCGATCTGGTCTAATGATGCGATCTAATAGTCGTGTCACAACCAGAAGATGAGTTGCACGTAGCTTGTTAGGTAAAGCAAGCATATGTACTTAAGTGAGGTGATAGAGTAAACGGGCTGGGCCAATCAGCAAGCCGGACATCTCACGAACGGTTCAGACAACCTGCGGGTTAACTGATTGGATGTGTCTGGGGTttgggagagaaggaagcagcagcaacgtCGAGCGACGCAAAAAGGATCAGAGACACGCAACACACCAGTGACCGGTGacaccaccacaccacccGCCCACCCTCCTCCAAGGGTCGGTTTGCGCCCCTTGCGCTTCAGATCTTTACCGCGCAACTACCGCTGTGGCCTGCCATTCGCGCATCCGTCCCTTGGCCAATGACCGTTCTGGATCAGCACCGTCTCTTTCGGGACCCCTGGTTCATCCATCTTTCCCACTTTTCCTAGCCACCAGCCCGCATCCGCACCTCGCATCAGAGACAAACGCGCCATACCACACTGCCCACTGACTAACATTACCTACCAGGTGCGCTGCGTACCGCAACCGAGAAGGGACAAGGGTCCTTGTGTGATTTGGTACCTTGCCTTAGTGGTCATGTTGGCCAAGTAGGCATCTAGCATCGCATGCAAGACCGGAGAGACCCAGACCGGCAAGGCGGCAGCAGGCGGCTGGTTCGGCGCAGATAcagccaagggcaagggcaaggggaGCGCAAGGGAGGCAAAGGTGGGCGTACAAGACCTGGAattcggcgccggctcctGGGCGCAACTTGGGTTTCTTCGAgtttctcgtcgtcgatgcgCCGTTGGACAGGAAGGAAGGGAACGGAGCAGCCGAGGTTTGCGCCTTGACTTGGGCCGTGGGAAAAGAATCcggagggagaagaaaagggaggACGTTAAGCCAGCCGTTGTCCGCGTCGGACCTACACTACGTCGAAGGGATGGCAAAGGGCCCTTCTAGCTGCCAGCATCCGAGATCCGGTTGGCAAGGCCTGGCAGGTAGCTGTACCCATCGGCCAGACGTGACCAAGACGAGAAAGCAATGTACCTCTGTAGAAGTAGATGACGGtaaagaacaagaagaagaagaaagcgCAGACGACAGGGGTGGTTTCTTGCGGCACGACAGTAGAGAGAGGAAGCGCACCCCGCGACCGCTAGCCAGACCGCATGGCCATGGATCATGATGCACCATGTATGCGACTGGACGAGACGACGGGATGCGGTGCAGACACTGGCCGATTCACCCTtgctccctccctccccgttCGTACCTTCCTGCCCGAGATGGATGGGCTGGCCGCGCGTGGTATGGTTTTTTTCTGTCCGACGATAAAGACCCCATGACAGCCTCCCGCCTTCCTCAACCACCTCCTCTTACTCCATCCGCACCTGACTTCATCAGCAGCTCGATCTGGGCTCCGGgactcttctttttccttcacCTCGCGCATTTTTCATTCATTGCTCACTCTCGTCTACCACGGTGCGTCATACACGCTCTTGACTGTCACGGATCCAGCCCAACTCGGTTTTACCTTGCTCTTTCCACGTGTGGATAGCAAGTAGCCTCATCACTgttccttccttcccctgcCTCTTTGGAATCCGCAACGGTTACGTACTACCCTTCCCGACCAGCCTCACTATTGCACATTCACCACATTCCTTCAACCTTTCAAAGAAAAACAAGGGTCCGTCATTCGACTCTCTGTACCTCGAGCCGGCTCGATTACAACTGCTGTTCTCTTCTCCGAGAATAAAACAAGTTGAAGACATCCCCCTTCCGTCTCAGTCACATTGACTTGAGCgactcactctcactcaccaACAACATACCGAAATCCCACAACTTGAACATCCCATGCGCGAACTTCTCAAGACGAGGAGCAAACACATTCTTTGACTGAgcccccctccttttttgAACCAAAAAAATCACAACATCAAGCCCCAATCGCCGTTCTTCTTTCCcggaagaagaaacaaaatCAAGCTATCCCATCTCGCACCGGCCTCTCATACCACCAGCAACGACAACATGAAGGCCACTCTCGTATCTGCGCTCGCGCTGCTTGCCAGTCAAGCCACCGCTCACATGGCCATCACCTACCCGCCGCCTCTGCGATCCAAGGAGAACCCCTTCGCCGGCTACGACATTGACTACAGCATCACCAGCCCCCTGAGTGCTTCCGGCAGCGACTTCCCCTGCAAGGGAACCTTGAACCTCCTCGGCACTGAGAAGGCTTCTCCCGTCGCCACTTGGCAGGCTGGCCAGGCTTACAGCATGACCATCGCCGGTGGTGCCAATCACAATGGAGGTAGTTGCCAGGCCGCCCTCTCTTTTGACAGCGGGAAGACCTTCACCGTCATCCACAGCTACATCGGCGCATGTCCCGTCGCTGGCACCTCATCTCTCAAGTTTACCTTGCCGGCCGACACTCCATCTGCCAAGGACGCCATCTTCGCCTGGACCTGGTTCAACAATATCGGTAACCGAGAGTTGTACGTTTCTTACCCCTaatgccttcttcttgctaGCGTCGAAGGCAAGTCTTGCTGACCCCAATAACAGCTACATGAACTGCGCCGTCATTACCATCACTGGTGGTGGCGCTGGAGGCAACGTCGCCACCTCATTCAGCAGCCGACCCCAGATCTTCAAGGCCAACATCGCCAACGGCTGCAGCACCCTGGAAGGATCCGACGTCATGTTCCCCGACCCTGGCCCAGATGTCACCACGGCTGGCACTAGAACTGCCGCCCCTATCGGCAATTGCGGTGCCGTTGTCGCCCCCAATCCCGGAACCGGTGGTGGCTCTGGTGGAGGTAGCGGCGGCAACCCTCCCAGCAGCCCgagctccgtcgtcgtccccgtcccgTCTGTTCCCCAGACCACTCAGCCCAGCACCTCGGCCACTACCACTCgtgctgctggaggagcgCCGTCTCTGTTGGTGTCCCCGTAATAACTTCATCATGAACCCCCTTGCTGACCTTTCCAAGCCCCGGTGGTGTCTTCATAACGGTCTCGGCCTCCAATGCCCCTGCTGTCTCATCCGTTCAACCAACTACTTTCGCGAccgtcagccagccagctgcGACTAGTGAAGAGTGCACCTCGGAGCTTGAAGTCCCGACCGCAGGGCCCGCTCCTACCTCGGCAGTAGTCTCCTCCGTTGCTCCCTCCGTTGCACCGTCTGCTGTGCCATCCGTCGCCCCCTCTCCCGGCGTTGGATCCGGTGGCGATGCGGCCGACGGCTCCATGACCCCTGGCAAGGCTTGCAACCCCGAGGGTCAATGGAACTGCGTGTCCGGTTCCCATTTCCAACGTTGTGCCTCTGGTCAGTGGTCGGTGCTCATGAGTATGGCTCCTGGCACCAAATGCCAGTCTGGCACGACTGAGGTCTTGGTctggcagaagaagagagccCACGGTCGCCGATCGCTCCGCTTCAGACACCACATCTAAGCCCATGGGCCATGAGTAATAGCCTTACTGCCCTTTGGATGTGTTGTCGAGAGGGTCACGACATTTTTACGAGACTTGGACGAGATACGCGGGAACACGCATGCATAGACACGGGAAAGAGTCTGGTTTTCTGAGATTTCGGCGTTTGAGGACGGCAATGGATTTTCCGGGACTGGCTCCTGACTTGCATTGGGAGATGACTGGCAGGCATTTGCATCCTGTAGAATAGGTAGCAATTAAAACCCCTACGATCGTTGAGAAGATTGGGCTGTCGTGTGTGATGCGAGACCTTGGTGACTTCTGCGTGGTAACCAGATGATGTTAATTTTGAGTCGACGATTGGTTGAGTGGTCTACTGCCGCTGACGGCTCTATAGAGGTGTCACCACCTGGCAGGTTGGCACGAGCGCGCCACTTCAGGCAGCATAAGCTCTGGTGGCTGAAGCTTTGAACTTGGAGACTTCAAATCCAAGTGAAAGCAAGACACTGATCGATTCCCATTCCACGTCACCACGCGACTTCCACTTCCGAACAATAAAATCTTACCGTTCCAGAAATCCAAAGGCAGGTTCGACGAGATTGCGTTGGCCAGTGCGGCCGCGCCTGACGTACCGGGTCTCATCCCTGGACTCTAGCCAACTCACCTGAGTCGAGGTGGACAAGTGCGCATTGAGGGAGTGAATGGTGGTGGCGAAAGGGCTCTCAACCGTAATGCATCACGGCGCTTCCTGAAAATCCAACCAACACAGAAATGGCTTTGCCGTCCGGCCGGGCGGCattcaagaagaaggatggCTTCTTAACCTTGAGGCAGGACCGGCAGTTCGTAATCTGGACTCCAGCACCTGGCGATGGCCCCCCTACGGTTTCACTGTCTATCAGCAATATCACGAGTAAGCCGCAAAAGACTCATCAACTTCCCGAAAGCAACGAGACTGAGACTAGCGATAGATTTGCAACAAACACCAGACAGCGCGGCCAAGGTGATGCTAAAGATCTTTGAGAAGCCTCCCGAAGCCGCGGAGCAGACGCCCTATCTCTTCCACTTCACGTCGACCGAGGCCAGATCCGAGGCCAATGCCATTAAGGATCTGCTCTCAAGGTTGCTGGCTGACATCCGCTCCGGCGATCCCAACGTTCCCAAGCCATCGGGTAGCGGAACCCCGAACTCAACGGCAAACGGATCTAATGGagccaccggcggcggctcgggctcgggctcaATGGCATTCGCCAGCTCCGTCAACTCGAAGCCGAGCAGTGCGCGCTGGTTCGACGACGCGCAGCTCAAGGGTGACATCGAGCTGCAGCAGTCCCTCATGAAGAAAGACCGGACGCTTCACCAGACGTACATGGACGCGCGTGCGACGAAGCCCGAGTCGATATCGGACGCCGCCTTCAACGCACAGTTCTGGTCGACACGCACGAATCTCTTGCGCGCCCACGCCATCGAGGTGAACCAGCAAAAGGGCGCGTACAATGTCCTGCCGTCGATAAAGCCGCGGTTGGAGAACGACGTGCTCAAGCTCGACATCACGGTCGAGATGGTCCAGCTCATCATGGCGCAGCACCCGCTCGTTAAGAGGCTGTACGACGAGAACGTACCCAAGATTCCCGAGAGCGAGTTCTGGTCCCGCTTCTTCCTGAGCAAGCTGTTCCGCACCCTCAAGGGTGACAGGATCACTGACGAGAGGAAGGAGGGCATCAAGCGGGACGCCCTGTTCGACGCCCACGACGCCAGCGAGAACACCGCTATGTTTCAGCGGAGGAGTATGGCGCAGAGTGTGCCGCATATCATCGATGTCTACGGCAACGAGGAGAACCAGGGTGGCTTCAAGAGCGGGAACCAAAAGGACATTGAGATGCGGCCGCGTAAGAACGTGCCCATCGTCAATACCCTCAACAGTCTCAGCGAGAGGATGTTGTCCAACGTGGCACCCTCTGACCGTGAAGCTGGCCCCGAGGCTGAAGACTCGACGTGGCAGGAGCTCGCCCTCCGAGACCTGCGAGGCGATGCTAAGGAGAACAAGATCATCCTTAACATCAAGGAGCAGAACCGCTTCTTTGCCAAGAAAGACGAGGCCAAGTCAGCCAACTCCCTCGCCTTTGCGAAGCAGAACCCGTCGGACGTCCTCTTTGACATTCAGACCGACCTTGAGACCATCGAGACcgacggcgcaggcggccTGAACCTCCGCGCGggcatcggcatcctcgacgacagTGACAGCGATGAGGAGGCACAGCGGCCGATTCATGTTGGTTCCCGAGCCGCGCGCAAGGCTGCGGGC
It includes:
- a CDS encoding Putative BSD domain, PH-like domain superfamily, TFIIH p62 subunit, TFIIH subunit Tfb1/GTF2H1; the protein is MALPSGRAAFKKKDGFLTLRQDRQFVIWTPAPGDGPPTVSLSISNITNLQQTPDSAAKVMLKIFEKPPEAAEQTPYLFHFTSTEARSEANAIKDLLSRLLADIRSGDPNVPKPSGSGTPNSTANGSNGATGGGSGSGSMAFASSVNSKPSSARWFDDAQLKGDIELQQSLMKKDRTLHQTYMDARATKPESISDAAFNAQFWSTRTNLLRAHAIEVNQQKGAYNVLPSIKPRLENDVLKLDITVEMVQLIMAQHPLVKRLYDENVPKIPESEFWSRFFLSKLFRTLKGDRITDERKEGIKRDALFDAHDASENTAMFQRRSMAQSVPHIIDVYGNEENQGGFKSGNQKDIEMRPRKNVPIVNTLNSLSERMLSNVAPSDREAGPEAEDSTWQELALRDLRGDAKENKIILNIKEQNRFFAKKDEAKSANSLAFAKQNPSDVLFDIQTDLETIETDGAGGLNLRAGIGILDDSDSDEEAQRPIHVGSRAARKAAGDDIMAGIRQRRAEKYGDTTTDESRPMGLPAEVAERCSLTHATTVEFLHQFWNAFLSGDPDRANELQYLVESLGRSAERINAVAEEAERARDDIIRAKKKEIMDYYKATGKKIRGWRPEHEKGGRKAVLAIMQPTLEALKKAQADYQRALAAEGVQLSTEA